A window of Rhizobium sp. CC-YZS058 genomic DNA:
GAGTCGTAGGCCGCCTGGCTCGAGGCGAGCGCCATCAGCGCGGTCACGGCAAAGACGGCGATGACCGGTCGATAGGATGTGGCCTTCGGATCGGGGACGGGCTTGCCGAAGAAGCGGCGCGTGTCGTCATAGCCGCCGATGCGCGTGTCGTCGATAAACACCTGCGGCGTGGTCTTGACCCCCTGCTCCGCCTTGAAGGCGTCCGTCTCCTCCCGTGTCCGCAGCCAGTGGTCCTCGACCACGTAGCCCTCCGTCTTCAGGAGATGTTTAGCCTTTAGACCATAGGGGCAGATGTGCTTGTCCATGACCATTCTGTAGAGAACGGCCTTTTTCGGTGCCTTGGCGAGCATGGTGCAATCCTCTTTCCGGGTTCGCGTCTTCAGCCCTGTGTGGAGAATCCCTATATAGGGTGCGGACCATGGTACGGAGTCAAGCGCATGGCGAAACAGGACGTGACCATCGCCGGCCTTGCCCGGGCAGGCGGCGTGGGCGTGGAGACGGTGCGTTATTATCAGCGCCGCGGCCTGCTGGCTGTCCCGCCCGCAGGCGTGAAGGGCGGGCGTGAACAGGTGCGCCGCTATGGCCCGGAGGCGCTGCGCCAGCTGCGCTTCATCCGCACCGCACAGGCAGCCGGCTTCACGCTCGAGCAGATCCGCGAGCTGCTGGCGCTGGACGCGAGCGAGGATCGACCCCGCGCCCGGGCGCTGGCGCGCGAACAGATCGCCGTGCTCGACCGCAAGATCGCCGAGCTTTCGGCGGCACGCGCGTCCCTTGCCCGTCTGGCGCAGCAATGCGGATCCGGCAGCAGCGGCCCTTGCCCGATCCTCGATGCTTTCGAGCATGGTGGGGAGTGCGGGCATCAGGTCCAGCGCTGAGCGGTGGCGAAAGCCCCCCTCTGGGCTGCCGCCCATCTCCCCCACAAGGGGGGAGAGACCCAGCCGCACGCGCTCGGTCCCTCTTAATGAGGGCCTTCTGAGTCGCGGCCTCTACTCTTAGACGACAGACGCCTCTCAGCACTCTACCGCGCGATATGGAACGAGGAGCCGACCCCACGGTCTCTCCCCCCTTGTGGGGGAGATGGCCGGCAGGCCAGAGGGGGTCTTTGTCCCTCTGGCCATCAGAGGATCTTCACGAACCGGGTGACAGCACCGCCCGGCCCGGAGCGCCTCACCTCAGGTGATGACGCTCGGTTCGGTGCGGCCGGTGCGGGCCTTGATGCCGGCGATCGCATCGGCGGCCTCGATCAGATCGGCAAGCGCGGTCTGGGTCTCGACGTCGTGCTTGGCCGCATCCGGTTCGAAACGCTCGATATAGACGCGCAGTGTCGCGCCCGAGGTGCCGGTGCCGGACAGGCGGTAGACGACGCGCGATCCGCCTTCGAACAGCACGCGGATGCCCTGATTGCTGCTGACCGACTGATCGACCGGATCGTGGTAGGAGAAGTCGTCGGCCTTCTCGACCGTCAGGTCGCCGAAGGTCTTGCCGGGCAGGGTGGCAAGCTGGTCGCGCAGGGCCTGCATCAGCCCGTTCGCCGCGGCCGAATCGACCTCTTCATAGTCATGGCGCGAATAGTAGTTGCGGCCATAGGTCGTCCAGTGCTGGCGGGCGATGTCGAGCACGCTTTCCTGGCGCACGGCAAGAATGTTCAGCCAGAGCAGCACGGCCCACAGGCCATCCTTCTCGCGTACATGGTTGGAGCCGGTGCCGGCGCTTTCCTCGCCGCAGATGGTGGCGAGCCCGGCATCGAGCAGGTTGCCGAAGAACTTCCAGCCGGTCGGCGTCTCGTAGATGCCGATGCCGAGCTTTTCCGCCACGCGGTCCGCGGCGCCCGAGGTCGGCATGGAGCGGGCGATGCCGGCGAGACCCTTTTCATAGCCGGGTGCCAGCTGCGCATTCGCCGCGAGCATGGCAAGGCTGTCCGACGGGGTGATGAAGATACCCTTGCCGATGATCAGGTTGCGGTCGCCGTCGCCATCGGACGCGGCGCCGAAGTCCGGGGCGTTGTCGCCCATCATCTCCTCGTAGAGCGCGCGGGCATGCACGAGGTTCGGATCCGGATGGTGGCCGCCGAAATCCGGCAACGGGACGAAATTCAGCACCGAACCCTTGGTGGCGCCGAGGCGGTTTTCAAGAATTTCCTTGGCATAGGGGCCGGTGACGGCGCTCATCGCATCGAAGACGATGCGGAAGCCGCCTTGCAGCAGGGCCCGGATCGCCTTGAAATCGAACAGGCTTTCCATCAGCTCAGCATAGTCGCTGACCGGGTTGATGACCTGGACGACCATGCCGGACACATCCTGCTCGCCTTCGACGTCGAGGTTGATGTCGGCCACATCGGCGATCTTGTATTCGGAAATGCTCTTGGTGCGTGCGAAGATCGCATCCGTCACCTTTTCCGGTGCCGGGCCGCCATTGCCGATGTTGTACTTGATGCCGAAATCTTCGGTCGGGCCGCCGGGATTGTGGCTGGCGGACAGGACGATGCCGCCGAAGGCCTGGTACTTGCGGATGACATGCGAGGCCGCAGGCGTCGAGAGGATGCCGCCGCGCCCGACGAGGACGCGGCCGAACCCGTTTGCCGCCGCCATCTTGATCGCGATCTGGATGACCTCCCGATTGTAGAAGCGGCCATCCCCACCGATGACCAGCGTCTTGCCTTCAAACCCCTCCAGGCTGTCGAAGATCGACTGGATGAAGTTCTCGGCATAGTTGGTCTGCTGGAACACCGGCACCTTCTTGCGAAGGCCGGAGGTTCCGGGCTTCTGATCGGTGTAGGGTGTTGTCTGCACGGTTTTCGTCATGATTCAACCTTTGGTGAGAAGACGGGAATAAAGCGCAGCATAGGCTCTGGCGCTCCGGTCCCAGGAGACATCGGACGCCATGCCCTGCCGCTGAAGACTTTCCCAAAGCGGCGGCTGACGCCAGAGGGAAAAGACGCGACGGAGTGCGAGCCGCAGTCCGTCGCGGCTCACCGGGGAAAACTGTAGCCCGGTGGCGACACCGGCGGCAAGGGCGGCCTC
This region includes:
- a CDS encoding MerR family DNA-binding protein, with protein sequence MAKQDVTIAGLARAGGVGVETVRYYQRRGLLAVPPAGVKGGREQVRRYGPEALRQLRFIRTAQAAGFTLEQIRELLALDASEDRPRARALAREQIAVLDRKIAELSAARASLARLAQQCGSGSSGPCPILDAFEHGGECGHQVQR
- a CDS encoding alpha-D-glucose phosphate-specific phosphoglucomutase; this encodes MTKTVQTTPYTDQKPGTSGLRKKVPVFQQTNYAENFIQSIFDSLEGFEGKTLVIGGDGRFYNREVIQIAIKMAAANGFGRVLVGRGGILSTPAASHVIRKYQAFGGIVLSASHNPGGPTEDFGIKYNIGNGGPAPEKVTDAIFARTKSISEYKIADVADINLDVEGEQDVSGMVVQVINPVSDYAELMESLFDFKAIRALLQGGFRIVFDAMSAVTGPYAKEILENRLGATKGSVLNFVPLPDFGGHHPDPNLVHARALYEEMMGDNAPDFGAASDGDGDRNLIIGKGIFITPSDSLAMLAANAQLAPGYEKGLAGIARSMPTSGAADRVAEKLGIGIYETPTGWKFFGNLLDAGLATICGEESAGTGSNHVREKDGLWAVLLWLNILAVRQESVLDIARQHWTTYGRNYYSRHDYEEVDSAAANGLMQALRDQLATLPGKTFGDLTVEKADDFSYHDPVDQSVSSNQGIRVLFEGGSRVVYRLSGTGTSGATLRVYIERFEPDAAKHDVETQTALADLIEAADAIAGIKARTGRTEPSVIT